In Humulus lupulus chromosome 6, drHumLupu1.1, whole genome shotgun sequence, a single genomic region encodes these proteins:
- the LOC133782799 gene encoding protein REDUCED WALL ACETYLATION 3-like — protein MEKLEETETKKRVSIKGIVAAVSVFVGYLWFEYIYKLDKVSYNKLHPYTSWIPITWLGKVTLETYISQFHIWLRYFLLYKVSSEYTT, from the exons ATGGAAAAATTGGAGGAAACAGAAACCAAGAAGAGAGTTTCAATCAAAGGGATTGTAGCTGCTGTTTCCGTATTT GTTGGTTATTTATGGTTCGAGTACATTTACAAGCTCGACAAGGTTTCATATAACAAGCTCCATCCCTACACCTCATGGATCCCTATAAC ATGGCTTGGAAAGGTTACTCTTGAAACCTACATTTCTCAGTTCCACATCTGGTTGAG GTACTTCCTACTATATAAAGTTTCTTCGGAGTATACCACATGA